From one Nocardioides scoriae genomic stretch:
- a CDS encoding DUF47 domain-containing protein has protein sequence MALRFKPVDNEFYVLFQTAAGHLVQGADILAEMLAEGADRSEIASRMRDAEHRADETTHEIASRVNNTFVTPFDREDIYALASGLDDVMDFMEEAVDLTVLYEVGTLPAEIAEQVEVLQRCAELTAETMPKLRSMKGLEEYWIEINRLENAGDQSFRRILALLFGGAYDALEVLKLKDIVEALESAVDAFEKVAHTVEQIHAKES, from the coding sequence GTGGCGCTGCGCTTCAAGCCAGTCGACAACGAGTTCTACGTCCTGTTCCAGACGGCGGCCGGCCACCTGGTCCAGGGAGCCGACATCCTCGCCGAGATGCTCGCGGAGGGCGCCGACCGCTCGGAGATCGCCTCGCGGATGCGCGACGCGGAGCATCGCGCCGACGAGACCACCCACGAGATCGCGTCGCGGGTCAACAACACCTTCGTGACGCCCTTCGACCGCGAGGACATCTACGCCCTCGCCTCGGGCCTCGACGACGTCATGGACTTCATGGAGGAGGCGGTCGACCTGACCGTCCTCTACGAGGTCGGCACGCTGCCGGCGGAGATCGCCGAGCAGGTCGAGGTGCTGCAGCGCTGCGCCGAGCTGACGGCGGAGACGATGCCCAAGCTGCGCTCGATGAAGGGCCTCGAGGAGTACTGGATCGAGATCAACCGCCTCGAGAACGCCGGCGACCAGAGCTTCCGGCGGATCCTCGCGCTGCTGTTCGGCGGGGCGTACGACGCCCTCGAGGTGCTCAAGCTCAAGGACATCGTCGAGGCCCTCGAGAGCGCCGTCGACGCCTTCGAGAAGGTCGCCCACACGGTGGAGCAGATCCACGCCAAGGAGTCCTGA
- a CDS encoding inorganic phosphate transporter — protein MELAIIVAVVLVALVFDYTNGFHDAANAIATSVSTRALTPRVALVMAAIMNFVGAFLGQKVATTVSDVIRPGTGSHGLVIVMAGLVGAITWNLVTWYFGLPSSSSHALIGGLVGSALTAGVFVNWATVVDKVVIPMVLSPLVAFSLGFAFMLLIMWVFRNASPRKVGSGFRLAQTISAAAMALGHGLQDAQKTMGVIFLALLAGGYVSAGDPLPVWVIIAAASAISLGTYSGGWRIMRTLGRRIIHLDPPQGFAAESISASVLYTTAYVFEAPISTTHTITSAVMGVGATKRLSAVRWGVARSILTAWVLTFPAAGSVAALVYLLLRYAFQLP, from the coding sequence GTGGAGCTCGCGATCATCGTCGCGGTCGTCCTGGTCGCGCTGGTCTTCGACTACACCAACGGCTTCCACGACGCCGCGAACGCGATCGCGACCTCGGTCTCGACGCGGGCGCTGACCCCGCGGGTCGCCCTGGTGATGGCCGCGATCATGAACTTCGTGGGCGCCTTCCTGGGCCAGAAGGTCGCCACCACCGTCAGCGACGTGATCCGGCCCGGCACCGGCAGCCACGGGCTGGTCATCGTGATGGCGGGCCTGGTCGGCGCGATCACCTGGAACCTCGTGACCTGGTACTTCGGCCTGCCCTCGTCCTCCTCCCACGCCCTCATCGGCGGCCTGGTGGGCTCGGCGCTGACGGCCGGGGTGTTCGTCAACTGGGCGACGGTGGTCGACAAGGTCGTCATCCCGATGGTGCTCTCGCCGCTGGTGGCCTTCTCCCTCGGCTTCGCCTTCATGCTGCTGATCATGTGGGTCTTCCGGAACGCCTCCCCGCGCAAGGTCGGCTCCGGCTTCCGGCTCGCCCAGACCATCTCGGCCGCCGCGATGGCCCTGGGCCACGGCCTCCAGGACGCCCAGAAGACGATGGGCGTCATCTTCCTGGCCCTGCTGGCCGGCGGGTACGTCTCGGCCGGTGACCCGCTCCCGGTCTGGGTCATCATCGCCGCCGCCAGCGCCATCTCGCTCGGCACCTACTCCGGCGGCTGGCGCATCATGCGCACCCTCGGCCGCCGCATCATCCACCTCGACCCGCCCCAGGGCTTCGCCGCCGAGTCGATCTCGGCCAGCGTGCTCTACACCACGGCGTACGTCTTCGAGGCCCCGATCTCCACCACCCACACCATCACCAGCGCGGTCATGGGCGTGGGCGCCACCAAGCGCCTGTCCGCCGTGCGCTGGGGTGTCGCCCGCTCCATCCTCACCGCCTGGGTCCTCACCTTCCCCGCCGCCGGCTCCGTCGCCGCGCTGGTCTACCTGCTGCTCCGGTACGCCTTCCAGCTGCCCTGA
- the pstB gene encoding phosphate ABC transporter ATP-binding protein PstB yields MAKSIDVSDLDIYYGDFLAVEGVTITIPARSVTALIGPSGCGKSTFLRSLNRMHEAIPGAHVDGKIVVDGQSLYDPSVDPVEVRRMIGMVFQRPNPFPTMSIYDNVLAGLRLNNKKLKKAAADDVVEKSLKGANLWNEVKDRLGKPGMGLSGGQQQRLCIARAIAVEPQVLLMDEPCSALDPISTSAIEDLIHELKTEYTIVIVTHNMQQAARVSEDTAFFNIAGAGKPGKLIEMNPTKKIFSVPDEQATEAYISGRFG; encoded by the coding sequence ATGGCCAAGAGCATCGACGTCTCTGACCTCGACATCTACTACGGCGACTTCCTCGCGGTCGAGGGGGTGACCATCACCATCCCCGCCCGCTCGGTGACGGCCCTCATCGGGCCCTCGGGCTGCGGCAAGTCGACCTTCCTGCGCTCGCTCAACCGGATGCACGAGGCCATCCCCGGCGCCCACGTCGACGGCAAGATCGTCGTCGACGGCCAGTCCCTCTACGACCCCTCGGTCGACCCGGTGGAGGTGCGCCGGATGATCGGGATGGTCTTCCAGCGGCCCAACCCGTTCCCCACGATGTCGATCTACGACAACGTCCTCGCCGGCCTGCGGCTGAACAACAAGAAGCTCAAGAAGGCCGCCGCCGACGACGTCGTCGAGAAGTCGCTCAAGGGCGCCAACCTGTGGAACGAGGTCAAGGACCGCCTCGGCAAGCCCGGCATGGGCCTCTCCGGCGGTCAGCAGCAGCGACTGTGCATCGCCCGCGCCATCGCGGTCGAGCCCCAGGTCCTGCTCATGGACGAGCCCTGCTCGGCCCTCGACCCGATCTCGACCTCGGCCATCGAGGACCTCATCCACGAGCTCAAGACCGAGTACACGATCGTCATCGTCACCCACAACATGCAGCAGGCCGCCCGCGTCTCCGAGGACACGGCGTTCTTCAACATCGCCGGCGCCGGCAAGCCCGGCAAGCTGATCGAGATGAACCCCACCAAGAAGATCTTCAGCGTCCCCGACGAGCAGGCCACCGAGGCCTACATCTCCGGCCGCTTCGGCTGA
- the pstA gene encoding phosphate ABC transporter permease PstA, protein MSATVTPSAPTPVKAPDLKRPRLPRWAPLLVAAGALALGALLGLALGWGPVPMVLVAGVAYVVLLPLWSLVVENRRAAVDRLMTSLVWSAFAIALVPLVSLIYTVIVKGAPQVSGTFLTYSMFRTSLDQPVGIYHALMGTVIITLGAAVISVPIGIFAAIYIVEYGGKGKLARAITFLVDVMTGIPSIVAGLFAFALWILLFGPAARAGFGGSIALSLLMIPIVVRATEEMLRLVPNDLREASYALGVPKWRTIAKVVLPTALGGIVTGVTLSIARVVGETAPLLLIAGLTTRTNLNPFDGRMTTLPVLIFTQNANPGIPPAGGGDPPGVLVAWGGAFVLIVIVMVLNLAARLIGKYFAPKTGH, encoded by the coding sequence ATGAGCGCCACCGTCACCCCCTCGGCCCCCACCCCGGTCAAGGCGCCCGACCTCAAGCGGCCCCGGCTGCCCCGGTGGGCCCCGCTGCTGGTCGCCGCCGGCGCGCTGGCGCTGGGCGCGCTGCTGGGCCTCGCGCTCGGCTGGGGCCCGGTCCCGATGGTGCTCGTCGCCGGGGTGGCGTACGTCGTGCTGCTGCCGCTGTGGTCCCTCGTCGTGGAGAACCGCCGCGCGGCGGTCGACCGGCTGATGACCTCGCTGGTCTGGTCGGCCTTCGCGATCGCGCTGGTCCCGCTCGTCTCGCTCATCTACACCGTCATCGTCAAGGGCGCCCCGCAGGTCTCGGGCACCTTCTTGACCTACTCGATGTTCCGCACCAGCCTCGACCAGCCGGTCGGCATCTACCACGCGCTCATGGGCACGGTCATCATCACCCTGGGCGCCGCGGTCATCTCGGTCCCGATCGGCATCTTCGCCGCGATCTACATCGTCGAGTACGGCGGCAAGGGCAAGCTCGCCCGTGCCATCACCTTCCTCGTCGACGTGATGACCGGCATCCCCTCGATCGTGGCCGGCCTGTTCGCCTTCGCGCTGTGGATCCTGCTCTTCGGTCCGGCCGCCCGCGCCGGCTTCGGCGGCTCGATCGCGCTGTCGCTGCTGATGATCCCGATCGTGGTCCGGGCCACCGAGGAGATGCTCCGGCTGGTGCCCAACGACCTGCGCGAGGCGTCGTACGCCCTGGGGGTGCCGAAGTGGCGCACCATCGCCAAGGTGGTGCTCCCGACCGCCCTGGGTGGCATCGTCACGGGCGTGACCCTCTCGATCGCCCGCGTCGTCGGCGAGACCGCGCCGCTGCTGCTGATCGCGGGGCTCACGACCCGGACCAACCTCAACCCGTTCGACGGCCGCATGACGACCCTGCCGGTGCTGATCTTCACGCAGAACGCCAACCCCGGCATCCCGCCGGCCGGCGGCGGCGACCCGCCCGGCGTGCTCGTCGCGTGGGGCGGCGCGTTCGTGCTGATCGTGATCGTGATGGTGCTCAACCTGGCGGCTCGCCTCATCGGCAAGTACTTCGCTCCCAAGACCGGCCACTGA
- the pstC gene encoding phosphate ABC transporter permease subunit PstC, giving the protein MTTTPVAERTTSTPRRQGDRIFSGLSRGAGLFILVALLGVFVFLAIEGIPGLTQPASFYAPNATTFLGYVGPLLFGTILAAVIAVVVAAPLAFGIALVISHYAPKSIAVPAAYVIDLLAAVPSVVFGLWGINVLALKLAPIYGWLAEHASWIPFFAGPASVTGRTILTAGIVLAIMILPIITAISREIFAQTPRLHQEAALALGATRWEMIRLTVFPYARSGMVSATMLGLGRALGETMAVAMVLSVGGGVTFNLISSSNPASIASNIASNYKEGTPGKVAVLIATGLVLFLVTFLVNFGARWLVGRSERKMNR; this is encoded by the coding sequence GTGACCACGACGCCCGTCGCAGAGCGCACCACCAGCACCCCACGACGCCAGGGCGACCGCATCTTCTCGGGGCTCTCGCGCGGTGCCGGCCTGTTCATCCTCGTCGCCCTCCTGGGCGTCTTCGTCTTCCTCGCCATCGAGGGCATCCCCGGCCTCACCCAGCCGGCCTCCTTCTACGCGCCCAACGCGACCACCTTCCTGGGGTACGTCGGCCCGCTGCTGTTCGGCACGATCCTCGCCGCGGTCATCGCGGTCGTGGTCGCCGCGCCGCTGGCCTTCGGCATCGCCCTGGTGATCAGCCACTACGCGCCGAAGTCGATCGCGGTGCCCGCGGCGTACGTCATCGACCTGCTGGCCGCCGTCCCCAGCGTGGTCTTCGGCCTGTGGGGCATCAACGTGCTCGCGCTCAAGCTGGCGCCGATCTACGGCTGGCTGGCCGAGCACGCGAGCTGGATCCCCTTCTTCGCCGGACCCGCGTCGGTCACCGGCCGCACCATCCTCACCGCCGGCATCGTGCTGGCGATCATGATCCTGCCGATCATCACCGCGATCTCGCGCGAGATCTTCGCCCAGACCCCGCGGCTGCACCAGGAGGCCGCCCTGGCCCTGGGCGCCACCCGCTGGGAGATGATCCGGCTGACGGTCTTCCCCTACGCCCGCTCCGGCATGGTCTCCGCGACCATGCTCGGCCTGGGCCGCGCGCTCGGCGAGACCATGGCCGTGGCGATGGTGCTCTCGGTCGGCGGCGGGGTCACCTTCAACCTGATCTCGTCGTCCAACCCGGCGAGCATCGCCTCCAACATCGCGTCGAACTACAAGGAGGGCACGCCCGGCAAGGTCGCGGTCCTCATCGCCACCGGCCTGGTGCTGTTCCTCGTGACGTTCCTGGTCAACTTCGGCGCCCGCTGGCTGGTGGGTCGCTCCGAGCGGAAGATGAACCGATGA
- the pstS gene encoding phosphate ABC transporter substrate-binding protein PstS: MKRSALRRVVAPGVAALTLTMAMSACGAANETGSSSDSGSGSSSDSGSLSGQLAGAGASSQEKAQEAWSTAFQGNNPDVTITYDPAGSGDGRTQFIAGGVDYAGSDAYLTDDEGELTKAKERCGTDAIEIPAYVSPIAVIYNLDGVDDLQLDAKTTAEIFSGKITTWDDPAIADQNPDADLPSSNITAVHRSDDSGTTENFTDWMNQAGDGAWSADADGTWPLKGGEAAEGTSGVVSAVTNGKGTIGYADESQAGDLGIAKIKVGEDYVEASPEAAAKTVEESEPVSGRPDVDMAIEVNRTSTTAGTYPVILVSYLIACQTYDDAAKADAVKAYLSYIVSEEGQQAAADNAGSAPLSSTVADQATGIVEKISAKN; encoded by the coding sequence GTGAAGCGCTCTGCCCTCCGTCGTGTCGTCGCCCCCGGCGTCGCGGCCCTCACCCTCACCATGGCCATGTCGGCCTGCGGCGCCGCGAACGAGACCGGCTCCAGCAGCGACAGCGGCTCTGGCTCCTCCAGCGACAGCGGCTCGCTGTCCGGCCAGCTGGCCGGCGCCGGCGCGTCCTCGCAGGAGAAGGCCCAGGAGGCGTGGTCCACCGCGTTCCAGGGCAACAACCCCGACGTGACGATCACCTACGACCCCGCCGGTTCCGGTGACGGTCGCACCCAGTTCATCGCCGGCGGCGTGGACTACGCCGGGTCGGACGCCTACCTCACCGACGACGAGGGCGAGCTGACCAAGGCCAAGGAGCGCTGCGGCACGGACGCCATCGAGATCCCGGCGTACGTCTCCCCGATCGCGGTCATCTACAACCTCGACGGCGTCGACGACCTGCAGCTCGACGCGAAGACCACCGCCGAGATCTTCTCCGGCAAGATCACCACGTGGGACGACCCGGCCATCGCGGACCAGAACCCCGACGCCGACCTCCCCAGCAGCAACATCACCGCCGTGCACCGCTCGGACGACTCGGGCACCACCGAGAACTTCACCGACTGGATGAACCAGGCAGGCGACGGCGCCTGGTCGGCCGACGCCGACGGCACCTGGCCCCTCAAGGGCGGCGAGGCGGCCGAGGGCACCTCGGGCGTCGTCTCCGCGGTCACCAACGGCAAGGGCACCATCGGCTACGCCGACGAGAGCCAGGCCGGTGACCTCGGCATCGCGAAGATCAAGGTCGGCGAGGACTACGTCGAGGCCAGCCCCGAGGCTGCCGCCAAGACCGTCGAGGAGTCCGAGCCCGTCTCGGGTCGCCCCGACGTCGACATGGCCATCGAGGTCAACCGCACCTCGACGACCGCGGGCACCTACCCCGTCATCCTGGTGTCCTACCTGATCGCGTGCCAGACCTACGACGACGCGGCCAAGGCCGACGCCGTCAAGGCCTACCTGTCCTACATCGTGTCCGAGGAGGGCCAGCAGGCTGCCGCCGACAACGCCGGCTCCGCTCCCCTCTCGTCCACGGTCGCCGACCAGGCCACGGGCATCGTCGAGAAGATCTCCGCGAAGAACTGA
- a CDS encoding NUDIX hydrolase, which yields MASPSRPEAVGPDVVAAGAVVVRKSPGTPPGTTAGTSPGSSGSPGKKDGTGREVLLVHRPKYDDWSFPKGKQDPGEHVTRTAVREVLEETGVEIRLGRPLLPQLYAVSGGRAKKVHYWVGHVVGDDDVSAYAPNDEVDQLGWFSLDAAAERLTYLDDLYLLDQLREHVRPTSALVVVRHAKALKRRKWDGDDQRRPLIHAGDHQAVELGPVLAAYGVVRVLTSAATRCVETVRPYAEEHVLVVEHLAELTEEGFDRRSAARVLDELMTSPVPSVLCSHRPVLPELFELLGVEEEPLSPSELVVCHHRRGRLVSAERHLPSAIRPLAPQIGQTTR from the coding sequence ATGGCCTCGCCGTCACGCCCCGAAGCGGTCGGTCCCGACGTCGTCGCCGCGGGCGCCGTCGTGGTCCGCAAGTCCCCCGGCACACCCCCCGGCACGACCGCCGGCACCTCCCCCGGGTCGTCCGGGTCACCGGGCAAGAAGGACGGCACCGGGCGCGAGGTGCTCCTGGTCCACCGCCCCAAGTACGACGACTGGTCCTTCCCCAAGGGCAAGCAGGACCCCGGCGAGCACGTCACCCGCACGGCGGTCCGCGAGGTCCTCGAGGAGACCGGCGTCGAGATCCGGCTCGGCCGCCCCCTCCTGCCCCAGCTGTACGCCGTGTCCGGCGGCCGCGCGAAGAAGGTCCACTACTGGGTCGGCCACGTGGTCGGCGACGACGACGTGTCGGCGTACGCCCCCAACGACGAGGTCGACCAGCTCGGCTGGTTCTCGCTGGACGCGGCAGCCGAGCGGCTCACCTACCTCGACGACCTCTACCTGCTCGACCAGCTGCGCGAGCACGTCCGGCCGACGTCGGCGCTGGTCGTGGTGCGCCACGCCAAGGCGCTCAAGCGCCGCAAGTGGGACGGCGACGACCAGCGTCGCCCCCTGATCCACGCCGGGGACCACCAGGCGGTGGAGCTGGGGCCGGTGCTGGCGGCGTACGGCGTGGTCCGGGTGCTGACCTCGGCGGCCACCCGGTGCGTCGAGACCGTCAGGCCGTACGCCGAGGAGCACGTCCTCGTCGTCGAGCACCTCGCCGAGCTGACCGAGGAGGGCTTCGACCGGCGCTCCGCGGCCCGGGTCCTCGACGAGCTGATGACCTCGCCCGTCCCCAGCGTGCTGTGCAGCCACCGACCCGTCCTGCCCGAGCTGTTCGAGCTGCTCGGGGTGGAGGAGGAGCCGCTGTCGCCCTCGGAGCTGGTGGTCTGCCACCACCGCCGCGGACGTCTCGTCTCGGCCGAGCGGCACCTGCCCTCGGCGATTCGGCCACTCGCCCCACAAATAGGACAAACGACGCGCTGA
- a CDS encoding RNA degradosome polyphosphate kinase, with the protein MSTDSLHPATGTDAAEGPQDPNLRVVPADSFDVDPPYVPDEVGFDPSEFEDRFLDRELSWLRFNQRVLELSEDPELPLLERARFLAIVASNLDEFFMVRVAGLKRRIAAGVAVKAASGLMPREVLDQIWQVTGQLAVRHASCFRDQIVPALAEQGIELVRWDDLDRDEQRHCKRLFKDRVFPVLTPLAVDPAHPFPYISGLSLNLAVLVRNPKTDKEHFARVKVPPIFSRFVPLGNQRFVPLEDVIAEHLKRLFPGMEILAVNTFRVTRNEDLEVEEDDAENLLKALEKELLRRRFGPPVRLEVEENIDQHVLDLLISELGVSEAEVFRLPGPLDLRGLHGIADLDREDLKYPNFLPATHALLAPVESASPVDVFKALQRSDVLLHHPYDSFSTSVQRFIEQAAADPQVLAIKQTLYRTSGDSPIIDALVDAAESGKQVLVIVEIKARFDESANIRWARKLEHAGCHVVYGLVGLKTHCKLAMVVRDEPEGIRRYTHIGTGNYNPKTARMYEDFGLLTTDETIGEDVAHLFNNLSGYSRNASYAELMVAPDSVRSGLVELIETETEHHRAGRPARIRIKANSIVDEAVIDALYVASRAGVPVELLIRGICAVRPGVPGLSETIRVRSILGRYLEHSRIMWFENGGEPTTYIGSADLMHRNLDRRVEVLVRLPSSKEVEEVTALLDLAFDDHTAGWELGPDGEWTKVTSPDDQPLRNLQEHLISLHRKKRRAAKG; encoded by the coding sequence ATGTCCACCGACAGCCTCCACCCCGCCACCGGCACCGACGCCGCCGAGGGCCCCCAGGACCCCAACCTGCGGGTCGTGCCCGCCGACAGCTTCGACGTGGACCCTCCGTACGTCCCCGACGAGGTGGGCTTCGACCCCAGCGAGTTCGAGGACCGGTTCCTCGACCGCGAGCTGTCCTGGCTGCGGTTCAACCAGCGCGTCCTGGAGCTGTCGGAGGACCCCGAGCTGCCGCTGCTGGAGCGCGCCCGCTTCCTGGCCATCGTGGCCAGCAACCTCGACGAGTTCTTCATGGTCCGCGTGGCCGGCCTCAAGCGCCGCATCGCCGCGGGCGTGGCCGTCAAGGCCGCCTCGGGCCTGATGCCGCGCGAGGTGCTCGACCAGATCTGGCAGGTCACCGGGCAGCTGGCCGTGCGCCACGCCTCGTGCTTCCGCGACCAGATCGTGCCGGCGCTCGCCGAGCAGGGCATCGAGCTGGTCCGCTGGGACGACCTCGACCGCGACGAGCAGCGCCACTGCAAGAGGCTGTTCAAGGACCGCGTCTTCCCCGTGCTGACGCCGCTGGCCGTCGACCCGGCGCACCCGTTCCCCTACATCTCCGGCCTCTCGCTGAACCTGGCCGTGCTGGTGCGCAACCCCAAGACCGACAAGGAGCACTTCGCGCGGGTCAAGGTGCCGCCGATCTTCAGCCGCTTCGTGCCGCTGGGCAACCAGCGCTTCGTGCCGCTCGAGGACGTCATCGCCGAGCACCTCAAGCGGCTCTTCCCCGGCATGGAGATCCTGGCCGTCAACACCTTCCGGGTCACGCGCAACGAGGACCTCGAGGTCGAGGAGGACGACGCCGAGAACCTCCTCAAGGCGCTCGAGAAGGAGCTGCTGCGCCGCCGCTTCGGCCCGCCCGTGCGCCTCGAGGTCGAGGAGAACATCGACCAGCACGTGCTCGACCTGCTCATCAGCGAGCTCGGCGTCAGCGAGGCCGAGGTCTTCCGGCTCCCCGGCCCGCTGGACCTGCGCGGCCTGCACGGCATCGCCGACCTCGACCGCGAGGACCTGAAGTACCCCAACTTCCTGCCCGCCACCCACGCCCTGCTGGCGCCCGTCGAGTCGGCCTCCCCGGTCGACGTCTTCAAGGCGCTGCAGCGCTCCGACGTGCTGCTGCACCACCCCTACGACTCGTTCTCCACCTCGGTGCAGCGCTTCATCGAGCAGGCCGCCGCCGACCCGCAGGTGCTCGCGATCAAGCAGACGCTCTACCGCACCTCCGGCGACTCCCCGATCATCGACGCCCTCGTCGACGCCGCCGAGTCGGGCAAGCAGGTGCTGGTGATCGTCGAGATCAAGGCCCGCTTCGACGAGTCGGCCAACATCCGCTGGGCCCGCAAGCTCGAGCACGCCGGCTGCCACGTCGTCTACGGCCTGGTCGGCCTCAAGACCCACTGCAAGCTGGCCATGGTGGTGCGCGACGAGCCCGAGGGGATCCGCCGCTACACCCACATCGGCACGGGCAACTACAACCCGAAGACCGCCCGGATGTACGAGGACTTCGGCCTCCTCACCACCGACGAGACCATCGGCGAGGACGTCGCCCACCTGTTCAACAACCTGTCCGGCTACAGCCGCAACGCGTCGTACGCCGAGCTCATGGTGGCCCCCGACTCGGTCCGCAGCGGCCTGGTCGAGCTCATCGAGACCGAGACCGAGCACCACCGCGCCGGCCGCCCGGCCCGGATCCGCATCAAGGCCAACTCGATCGTCGACGAGGCCGTCATCGACGCGCTCTACGTCGCCTCCCGCGCGGGCGTCCCCGTCGAGCTGCTGATCCGCGGGATCTGCGCCGTGCGCCCCGGCGTCCCCGGCCTCTCGGAGACCATCCGGGTCCGCTCGATCCTCGGCCGCTACCTCGAGCACAGCCGGATCATGTGGTTCGAGAACGGCGGCGAGCCCACGACGTACATCGGCTCCGCCGACCTGATGCACCGCAACCTCGACCGCCGCGTCGAGGTGCTCGTGCGGCTCCCCTCGTCGAAGGAGGTCGAGGAGGTCACCGCCCTGCTCGACCTCGCCTTCGACGACCACACCGCCGGCTGGGAGCTCGGCCCCGACGGTGAGTGGACCAAGGTCACCTCCCCCGACGACCAGCCGCTCCGCAACCTCCAGGAGCACCTCATCTCCCTGCACCGGAAGAAGCGCCGGGCGGCGAAGGGGTAG
- a CDS encoding alpha/beta hydrolase translates to MTDLRFRAEQLLLRTVMGLPPAVQRRLRGRPRRLDGLELAPELQLMLAVQKLGRIPDMSTLPLEEARESYRRLTLMVGGRPPVAAYRDLRVQGATGPVRARLYTPTACVGEAASPTVLFLHGGGWMYGDLDTHDAACRVLAESGGVQVLSVEYRRTPEDRFPAASDDCKAAYRWLVEHAEEVGADTARLAVAGDSAGGALAASTAVHAAEQGLPMKLQLLIYPGTDWVEVSRSRELFGPEGLVLTQAFLDGARENFFGPDPDPHHPDASALRRVDFPEGLAPAQVVTAGFDPLRDEGEAYAELLEKQGVEVDLTRYASMVHGFVHFVGVGHECPAYVREIGERLGAALR, encoded by the coding sequence GTGACCGACCTCCGATTCCGCGCCGAGCAGCTCCTCCTCCGCACCGTGATGGGGCTGCCGCCCGCCGTGCAGCGCCGGCTGCGGGGACGTCCCCGCCGCCTCGACGGCCTCGAGCTGGCCCCCGAGCTGCAGCTGATGCTGGCCGTGCAGAAGCTGGGGCGGATCCCGGACATGTCGACGCTGCCCCTCGAGGAGGCGCGTGAGAGCTACCGCCGGCTGACGCTGATGGTCGGCGGTCGGCCGCCGGTGGCGGCGTACCGCGACCTGAGGGTGCAGGGGGCCACCGGACCGGTGCGTGCCCGGCTCTACACGCCCACGGCATGCGTGGGGGAGGCCGCGTCGCCGACGGTGCTGTTCCTGCACGGCGGCGGCTGGATGTACGGCGACCTCGACACCCACGACGCGGCCTGCCGGGTGCTGGCCGAGAGCGGGGGCGTGCAGGTGCTGTCGGTGGAGTACCGCCGCACCCCCGAGGACCGCTTCCCCGCCGCGAGCGACGACTGCAAGGCGGCGTACCGCTGGCTGGTCGAGCACGCCGAGGAGGTCGGCGCCGACACCGCGCGGCTCGCCGTGGCCGGTGACTCGGCCGGCGGCGCCCTCGCCGCCTCGACCGCCGTGCACGCCGCCGAGCAGGGGCTGCCGATGAAGCTGCAGCTGCTGATCTACCCCGGCACCGACTGGGTCGAGGTCAGCCGCAGTCGCGAGCTCTTCGGTCCCGAGGGGCTGGTGCTCACCCAGGCGTTCCTCGACGGCGCGCGCGAGAACTTCTTCGGCCCCGACCCCGACCCCCACCACCCCGACGCCTCGGCGCTGCGCCGCGTCGACTTCCCCGAGGGGCTGGCGCCGGCGCAGGTCGTCACCGCCGGGTTCGACCCGCTGCGCGACGAGGGAGAGGCGTACGCCGAGCTGCTGGAGAAGCAGGGCGTCGAGGTCGACCTCACCCGCTACGCCTCGATGGTCCACGGGTTCGTGCACTTCGTCGGCGTCGGCCACGAGTGCCCGGCGTACGTGCGCGAGATCGGGGAGCGCCTCGGCGCCGCACTGCGCTGA
- a CDS encoding GAF domain-containing protein: MEPSPTTSWGGTDRAQRDALVASYVAAARRTSSLQRLAEEAAHVAEVPVVIVGLMTSTTQHTVAGVGAETNLIARRDALCGAVVDQGRRVHVPDASLDERWARNPYVDGRRARVRFYGSHPIVDPTGVVLGTLCVFDVRPRELDLRQAQALDALATRMAVVLERARHAAGESLAARPLVHA; this comes from the coding sequence GTGGAGCCGAGCCCGACCACGTCGTGGGGTGGGACCGACCGTGCGCAGCGCGACGCCCTGGTCGCGTCGTACGTCGCCGCCGCCCGTCGCACCTCCTCGCTGCAGCGGCTGGCGGAGGAGGCGGCCCACGTGGCCGAGGTGCCGGTCGTGATCGTCGGCCTGATGACCTCCACCACCCAGCACACGGTCGCCGGCGTGGGGGCCGAGACCAACCTGATCGCCCGTCGCGACGCGCTGTGCGGCGCGGTCGTCGACCAGGGGCGCCGCGTGCACGTGCCGGACGCCTCCCTCGACGAGCGGTGGGCGCGCAACCCCTACGTCGACGGCCGTCGCGCCCGCGTCCGGTTCTACGGCTCGCACCCGATCGTGGACCCCACCGGTGTCGTCCTCGGGACCCTCTGCGTCTTCGACGTGCGCCCCCGCGAGCTGGACCTGCGGCAGGCGCAGGCGCTCGACGCCCTCGCGACCCGGATGGCCGTCGTGCTCGAGCGCGCCCGTCACGCAGCCGGCGAGAGCCTCGCGGCGAGGCCCCTCGTCCACGCCTGA